From a region of the Mytilus galloprovincialis chromosome 3, xbMytGall1.hap1.1, whole genome shotgun sequence genome:
- the LOC143067593 gene encoding HHIP-like protein 1 isoform X3 translates to MCHQYRIHIVKTNTGKPYDYNTRIRRYGKGRILCGDVGQNAHEEIDLLQKGGNYGWNSREGFACFNEDCGKIGPEILPVYSYPHATGKSVTGGHFYRGCLNPNLNGLYIFGDFMNGKLFSLEENITSSTWNGKQITTCGPELCVPPLTGKYEPNIISFGEDESGELYMVSTGFPSSASAQGKLYRIIDPARRGNPEICEAARTQTDLKTLTTGNRKRTKKYRRKYQRRIQRQKNRKQRRRKGSLEILGIRTRICQKYKRARKRWICTKYSFERKRRGKINSS, encoded by the exons atgtGTCATCAATACCGAATTCATATAGTAAAAACCAATACAGGAAAACCATATGACTATAATACCAGAATAAGAc GTTATGGAAAAGGAAGAATCCTGTGTGGCGATGTTGGTCAGAATGCCCACGAGGAAATTGATCTTCTCCAAAAAGGCGGGAATTATGGATGGAATTCCAGAGAAGGCTTTGCTTGCTTCAATGAGGACTGTGGTAAAATAG GCCCTGAAATTCTTCCTGTATATTCCTATCCTCATGCCACTGGAAAGTCAGTAACCGGAGGTCACTTTTACAGAGGATGTTTGAACCCTAATTTAAATGGTCTGTACATTTTTGGAGACTTTATGAACGG GAAATTGTTCAGTCTTGAAGAAAATATAACCAGCAGCACCTGGAACGGCAAACAGATAACAACGTGTGGTCCTGAATTGTGTGTACCTCCATTGACAGGAAAATACGAACCCAATATCATATCTTTCGGGGAAGATGAATCTG GAGAACTGTATATGGTGTCAACAGGATTTCCAAGTTCAGCCTCTGCTCAAGGAAAATTATACAGAATAATAGATCCAGCAAG ACGAGGTAACCCTGAAATCTGCGAAGCTGCTAGAACTCAGACTGATTTGAAAACTTTAACAACAG GTAATCGCAAAAGGACGAAGAAATATAGGAGAAAATATCAGAGACGAATTCAGagacagaaaaacagaaaacaaagaaGACGAAAAGGAAGTTTAGAAATCCTCGGAATAAGAACAAGAATCTGTCAGAAATACAAAAGAGCTAGAAAAAGATGGATTTGTACAAAGTACTCTTTTGAAAGAAAACGCCGCGGTAAAATTAATTCGAGTTAA
- the LOC143067593 gene encoding HHIP-like protein 2 isoform X1, giving the protein MCGGLKMIYNCCNVNNKFILIFLCLNGFTFVLSHPQCLDYKPPFQPKTKLNFCANYSSFSCCTPNKDLNQYKEYQRIRDIIGKTSNLWNKCSKIVEELLCQQCSPYAAHIYDAEATFNPRDFPGLCRPYCEIFYDNCRGLLQYMSKDQQLLQAASNNRAFFCKQTELIDKDYCYPELLSNDVLNNKISIKQVTSPGCICMEELAEKLKNPVFVRNANDRTNRLFVGEVSGYIHIYYPNGQRLPNLFLDISSRTLNTESNGDERGLLGLAFHPNFKYNQRFFLYYSTFNNKLNSNNHVVRISEFRVSNNNPNLGNVSSERVILEIPQPYWNHNGGEIMFGDEGYLYLFVGDGGSGGDPQGFSQNTSSILGKVLRIDINTEAHGPNIAYKIPADNPFVGIPNFRQEIYAYGVRNIWRCGKDRGDPVTGYGKGRILCGDVGQNAHEEIDLLQKGGNYGWNSREGFACFNEDCGKIGPEILPVYSYPHATGKSVTGGHFYRGCLNPNLNGLYIFGDFMNGKLFSLEENITSSTWNGKQITTCGPELCVPPLTGKYEPNIISFGEDESGELYMVSTGFPSSASAQGKLYRIIDPARRGNPEICEAARTQTDLKTLTTGNRKRTKKYRRKYQRRIQRQKNRKQRRRKGSLEILGIRTRICQKYKRARKRWICTKYSFERKRRGKINSS; this is encoded by the exons atgtgtggtGGATTAAAAATGATATACAACTGTTGTAACGTTAATaacaaatttatattaatatttctatGCTTAAATGGATTTACATTTGTATTATCACACCCCCAGTGTCTGGATTATAAACCTCCGTTTCAACCAAAGACCAAATTGAATTTTTGTGCCAATTATTCTTCATTCAGTTGTTGTACACCGAACAAAGATCTCAATCAGTACAAGGAATACCAACGAATTCGCGACATAATTGGGAAGACTTCAAATTTGTGGAATAAATGTTCAAAAATTGTTGAGGAGTTATTATGCCAACAGTGTTCGCCTTATGCCGCTCATATTTACGATGCAGAAGCTACATTTAATCCCCGAGATTTTCCAGGATTGTGTAGGCCTTACTGTGAGATTTTCTATGACAACTGCAGAGGATTGCTGCAATACATGTCGAAAGACCAACAACTATTACAAGCTGCGTCAAACAACCGGGCATTTTTCTGTAAACAGACGGAACTAATTGATAAGGACTATTGTTATCCCGAACTATTGTCGAACGATGTGCTTAATAATAAGATATCAATTAAACAAGTAACATCTCCTGGGTGTATATGTATGGAAGAACTAGCAGAAAAACTTAAGAATCCAGTATTTGTACGCAATGCAAATGACAGAACTAATCGACTTTTTGTTGGAGAGGTTTCGGGTTATATCCATATATATTACCCTAATGGACAGAGGCTTCCAAATTTATTCCTTGATATATCGAGCAGAACTCTAAATACAGAAAGCAATGGTGATGAAAGAGGTTTGCTTGGGTTAGCATTCCATCCCAATTTCAAATATAATCAGAGATTTTTCCTTTATTACTCGACGTTTAACAATAAACTGAATTCAAACAATCATGTGGTACGAATCAGTGAATTCCGTGTTTCAAACAATAATCCTAATCTTGGTAACGTGTCCTCGGAGAGAGTGATACTAGAAATACCTCAACCTTACTGGAACCACAACGGAGGAGAA ataaTGTTTGGTGACGAAGGCTACCTTTACTTATTTGTCGGAGATGGAGGAAGTGGTGGTGACCCTCAGGGATTTTCTCAGAATAC ATCGTCGATTCTTGGTAAAGTATTAAGAATAGATATCAACACAGAGGCCCACGGTCCAAATATAGCATACAAGATACCAGCTGATAACCCCTTTGTTGGAATACCAAATTTTAGGCAAGAAATATATGCTTATGGGGTTAGAAATATATGGAGATGTGGTAAAGACAGAGGTGACCCAGTTACAG GTTATGGAAAAGGAAGAATCCTGTGTGGCGATGTTGGTCAGAATGCCCACGAGGAAATTGATCTTCTCCAAAAAGGCGGGAATTATGGATGGAATTCCAGAGAAGGCTTTGCTTGCTTCAATGAGGACTGTGGTAAAATAG GCCCTGAAATTCTTCCTGTATATTCCTATCCTCATGCCACTGGAAAGTCAGTAACCGGAGGTCACTTTTACAGAGGATGTTTGAACCCTAATTTAAATGGTCTGTACATTTTTGGAGACTTTATGAACGG GAAATTGTTCAGTCTTGAAGAAAATATAACCAGCAGCACCTGGAACGGCAAACAGATAACAACGTGTGGTCCTGAATTGTGTGTACCTCCATTGACAGGAAAATACGAACCCAATATCATATCTTTCGGGGAAGATGAATCTG GAGAACTGTATATGGTGTCAACAGGATTTCCAAGTTCAGCCTCTGCTCAAGGAAAATTATACAGAATAATAGATCCAGCAAG ACGAGGTAACCCTGAAATCTGCGAAGCTGCTAGAACTCAGACTGATTTGAAAACTTTAACAACAG GTAATCGCAAAAGGACGAAGAAATATAGGAGAAAATATCAGAGACGAATTCAGagacagaaaaacagaaaacaaagaaGACGAAAAGGAAGTTTAGAAATCCTCGGAATAAGAACAAGAATCTGTCAGAAATACAAAAGAGCTAGAAAAAGATGGATTTGTACAAAGTACTCTTTTGAAAGAAAACGCCGCGGTAAAATTAATTCGAGTTAA
- the LOC143067593 gene encoding HHIP-like protein 2 isoform X2, which produces MCGGLKMIYNCCNVNNKFILIFLCLNGFTFVLSHPQCLDYKPPFQPKTKLNFCANYSSFSCCTPNKDLNQYKEYQRIRDIIGKTSNLWNKCSKIVEELLCQQCSPYAAHIYDAEATFNPRDFPGLCRPYCEIFYDNCRGLLQYMSKDQQLLQAASNNRAFFCKQTELIDKDYCYPELLSNDVLNNKISIKQVTSPGCICMEELAEKLKNPVFVRNANDRTNRLFVGEVSGYIHIYYPNGQRLPNLFLDISSRTLNTESNGDERGLLGLAFHPNFKYNQRFFLYYSTFNNKLNSNNHVVRISEFRVSNNNPNLGNVSSERVILEIPQPYWNHNGGEIMFGDEGYLYLFVGDGGSGGDPQGFSQNTSSILGKVLRIDINTEAHGPNIAYKIPADNPFVGIPNFRQEIYAYGVRNIWRCGKDRGDPVTGYGKGRILCGDVGQNAHEEIDLLQKGGNYGWNSREGFACFNEDCGKIGPEILPVYSYPHATGKSVTGGHFYRGCLNPNLNGLYIFGDFMNGKLFSLEENITSSTWNGKQITTCGPELCVPPLTGKYEPNIISFGEDESGELYMVSTGFPSSASAQGKLYRIIDPARRGNPEICEAARTQTDLKTLTTGTTEPTSTASHLLSLLDYLTMHGWSNFHHTGFL; this is translated from the exons atgtgtggtGGATTAAAAATGATATACAACTGTTGTAACGTTAATaacaaatttatattaatatttctatGCTTAAATGGATTTACATTTGTATTATCACACCCCCAGTGTCTGGATTATAAACCTCCGTTTCAACCAAAGACCAAATTGAATTTTTGTGCCAATTATTCTTCATTCAGTTGTTGTACACCGAACAAAGATCTCAATCAGTACAAGGAATACCAACGAATTCGCGACATAATTGGGAAGACTTCAAATTTGTGGAATAAATGTTCAAAAATTGTTGAGGAGTTATTATGCCAACAGTGTTCGCCTTATGCCGCTCATATTTACGATGCAGAAGCTACATTTAATCCCCGAGATTTTCCAGGATTGTGTAGGCCTTACTGTGAGATTTTCTATGACAACTGCAGAGGATTGCTGCAATACATGTCGAAAGACCAACAACTATTACAAGCTGCGTCAAACAACCGGGCATTTTTCTGTAAACAGACGGAACTAATTGATAAGGACTATTGTTATCCCGAACTATTGTCGAACGATGTGCTTAATAATAAGATATCAATTAAACAAGTAACATCTCCTGGGTGTATATGTATGGAAGAACTAGCAGAAAAACTTAAGAATCCAGTATTTGTACGCAATGCAAATGACAGAACTAATCGACTTTTTGTTGGAGAGGTTTCGGGTTATATCCATATATATTACCCTAATGGACAGAGGCTTCCAAATTTATTCCTTGATATATCGAGCAGAACTCTAAATACAGAAAGCAATGGTGATGAAAGAGGTTTGCTTGGGTTAGCATTCCATCCCAATTTCAAATATAATCAGAGATTTTTCCTTTATTACTCGACGTTTAACAATAAACTGAATTCAAACAATCATGTGGTACGAATCAGTGAATTCCGTGTTTCAAACAATAATCCTAATCTTGGTAACGTGTCCTCGGAGAGAGTGATACTAGAAATACCTCAACCTTACTGGAACCACAACGGAGGAGAA ataaTGTTTGGTGACGAAGGCTACCTTTACTTATTTGTCGGAGATGGAGGAAGTGGTGGTGACCCTCAGGGATTTTCTCAGAATAC ATCGTCGATTCTTGGTAAAGTATTAAGAATAGATATCAACACAGAGGCCCACGGTCCAAATATAGCATACAAGATACCAGCTGATAACCCCTTTGTTGGAATACCAAATTTTAGGCAAGAAATATATGCTTATGGGGTTAGAAATATATGGAGATGTGGTAAAGACAGAGGTGACCCAGTTACAG GTTATGGAAAAGGAAGAATCCTGTGTGGCGATGTTGGTCAGAATGCCCACGAGGAAATTGATCTTCTCCAAAAAGGCGGGAATTATGGATGGAATTCCAGAGAAGGCTTTGCTTGCTTCAATGAGGACTGTGGTAAAATAG GCCCTGAAATTCTTCCTGTATATTCCTATCCTCATGCCACTGGAAAGTCAGTAACCGGAGGTCACTTTTACAGAGGATGTTTGAACCCTAATTTAAATGGTCTGTACATTTTTGGAGACTTTATGAACGG GAAATTGTTCAGTCTTGAAGAAAATATAACCAGCAGCACCTGGAACGGCAAACAGATAACAACGTGTGGTCCTGAATTGTGTGTACCTCCATTGACAGGAAAATACGAACCCAATATCATATCTTTCGGGGAAGATGAATCTG GAGAACTGTATATGGTGTCAACAGGATTTCCAAGTTCAGCCTCTGCTCAAGGAAAATTATACAGAATAATAGATCCAGCAAG ACGAGGTAACCCTGAAATCTGCGAAGCTGCTAGAACTCAGACTGATTTGAAAACTTTAACAACAGGTACCACAGAACCTACCTCAACGGCTTCTCATCTGCTTAGTTTGCTTGATTATTTAACTATGCATGGATGGTCAAATTTTCACCATACCGGATTTTT GTAA